The DNA segment CACCACGCCCACGCCCACCGCGCCCCCGGCCACCGTCGTGCTCCCGTCGACCACCTCACCGTCACCGTTCACGGCTCCGGTTCGGCGGCCACCAATGGCACCTTCGAGCTGTACTGCCATCCGGGTGGGGGCAATCACCGGGACGTCAAGGGGGCCTGCGCGAAGCTGGACGGGATGACGAAGTGGGGGAAGGACCCGTTCGCGCCCGTTCCGCAGGGGGCGAACTGCACGATGATGTACGGCGGCCCGGCGACCGCGCATGTCACCGGGACCTGGGCGGGGCGACCCGTCAACGCGGATTTCCGGCGCACCAATGGGTGTGAGATCAGCCGCTGGGGCCGCTTCGAACCCCTGCTCCCGCCGACCGGTTCCTGACCCGGTTCGTGCCGTAGTAGCGCGCCAGGTCAGGACGAGGGGCACATGTCGGGCGTGCGGTGAGTCGCACAAGCCCGTGGCACTACCTCCTCGTCATCCGCCTCCGCGCCCGGGGCAAGTGCCCGTAGACTCCATTCCAGCGATCCGCCACGGTGGGTCGGCAAGGTGCGGTAACAGGGAGGAAGCGTCGTCGTGAGCAGCAGGCCATCCCGAGGCGCTGCTCGCCTCGCAGCCATACTCGACGCCCTCCCCGACGCGCTGTTGCTCGTCAACTGCAACGGCACGGTCGTCAACGCCAACACCATCGCGCTGGAGACCTTCGAGGCGCCGGGCACGGCCCTGGTGGGGCGCGGGCTGCTCGATCTGCTGCCGTCCTTCGACTCCAAGCGGATCCCGGGGTCCATGCGGCGCCGGGACGAGGAGGAGGAGCGCACCCGCACCAAGCCGACGCGGATGGTCGCGCGGCGCACGGACGGGACCGAGCTGCTGGTCGAGGTGACCAGCGCCAACCTGGAGGACGGGCGCACCCCGTACGAGTCCGCCTTCGAGGCCGCGTACGCCGACCACCGCAACGGCTACACGGGCAACGAGCTGCTGATGCTCGTCGTCCGCGACCTGACCGGGACGCTGGACACCGAGACCGAGCTGGCCCGCCAGCAGCGGCAGACCGAGATGATCCTGCGGGCCGCGGCCGAGGGCGTGGTCGGGGTGGACGCCGAGGGCAAGGTCGTCCTGGTCAATCCGTCCGCGGCGCAGATCCTGGGATTCCGGGCGAGCGAGCTGGGCGGCAAGGAGCTGCATCCGCTGATCCACCACTCGCGGGCGGACGGTTCGGCGCTGCCGTGGGACGACACTCCGCTGGCCGACACCCTCAAGTCCGGGCGCAAGCACCGGGTGCGGGGTCAGGCGCTGTGGTCGAAGGACGGCCGGGCGGTGCCGGTCGATCTGACGACGGCGCCGGTGCGGGACGGCGATCAGCTCGTCGGGGCGGTGATGACCTTCACCGACCGCCGTGCGTTCGACGCGCTGGCGGCCCGGCACACCCAGTTGCTGGCGGTGCTGGACCAGGCGCTGCGCGGGCCGCTGGAGGAGCTGAAGGGCGAGCTGGGCACGCTCGCCTCGGACCCGGCCGGCCAGCTCTGGCCGGAGGCGAACCAGATCCTGCACCACCTCGCGGCCGGCCACGCCCGGATGACGACGCTGGTGGACAACGTCCTGAGCTATCAGCGGCTGGACTCCGGCAAGGAGAAGCTCAACCGCACGAAGGTCTCGCTGGACGGCGTGGTCGCGGCGGGCGTGGAGGGCGCGATCGAGCTGATCGGGCCGGGCCGGGCGCAGTTCGCGGTGCACGCGCCGCCGATAGAGGCGACGGTCGACGCGGAGCGGATCGCCCAGGCGCTGTCCCATCTGATCGCGGATGTCGCGGGGGTGGACTCGACGGGCCGGATGCCGGCCGGTGAGGCCGCCGTGAGCGGGCGTTCGGGGCCGATTCCGGGCGATTCGACGATCGTGGTGGCGGCGGCCAAGCGCGGGGATGTCGTACGGATCGAGGTGCGCGGCCCGTTCGGCGGCGGCGACCCGGTCCATGAGCCGATCGTCCGCGGGATCGTGCGGCAGCACGGCGGTCTGATGCAGACGCACGAGGTGCCCGGCGGCGGGCCCGGCGCGGGCGGCAGCTCGTATGTGCTGGAGCTGCCGGTGGCGGCGGACGGTACGTCGGTGGACGGCGCGACGAGCGGGCCGGAGCGGACGGACGGGCCGGCCGGCAACGAGACGACGGTGATGCCGGTTCCGGCCGCCCACGCCCGGGGCACCCAGGGCGACGCGGCGGACCCGGAGAGCGGCGAGCAGGGACCGGACGGCGACGGCCAGGAGGGCGGCGACGGCCGTCCCGGTGGTGACGGCGGGTCCGGTGGGACCGGTGGGTCCGGTGAGCCGCTCGTGGGCGGTGGCGGCGGTGCGGCGGTGCCGGACCGGGCGGGCGGCGCGCAGCCGACCGGCCGGCGCCGGGCGCGGCCCTCCGGCGTGGAGCAGGGCGCCCTTCCGGGCGGTCCGGGCGCGGGCATGGGGCCGGAGCCCGGCGTTCCGCACGGTGCCACGGTCGACGGCCCGCAGGGCGAGACGGGCCCCGGGGCGGCCGGGGGCGGCCGCGGGCCGCATCCGGCGCACGGCGGCGCCGGGCAGGGGACGCAGGGCGGCGCGCCGGCCACGGACGGCCGGGGGCTGCCGCCGGGCATGGCGGGTGCCGAGTCGGTGCCGCCGAGCGGGCGGCGCCGGGCCCGGCAGGGTGCCCCGGAGGGCGGCGGGCTGCCCGCGCTCCCCTCCGGAACGGACCGGACTTCCGGGCAGCAGCAGGGCCACGGGCCCGCGGCGGGCGCACCCGGCGGCCCGGCGGCCGCCGCGCAGGGGCCCGCGGCGACGCCCAACGGGCAGGCACCGGGCGCGCGGTCCGGCCCGGCCCCGGTTCCCGCGCGTCCGCAGATTCCCGGGCAGGCCACGGCGTCGGGGCAGACCCCGGTCCCGGGGCAGCCGCAGATCCCCGGTCAGGCGCCGGGCGGGCCGCAGGGCCTCGGTCCGGTGCAGCCGGGCGGGCGGCGGGCGCGGCGGGCGCTGGCCGAGGCGCCCGAGCGGACCGCGCAGGGTGACCGTGCCCCGGCGGGCGCCGCCTCCGGGGCGCAGCAGCAGGCCGGTGCGCGTACCGCCTTCGCGCTGCCGCCCGCCGCGGCGGACCGGACCCCGCAGTCGTCGCCCGAGGCCGCCGACCAGGTGCCCGCGCAGGACACCGGTCCGCAGGAGGGCGTCGGCACGGGACGCCGTCGCGCACGGCGGCCGGTGGCGGGCGGCCCGGAGCAGCCGGTGCCCGGCGGGCAGCCGGGACACGAGCTGGAAGCGGCCGGCGGCCCCGCCGCGGCGCACGGCGAGTGGGACGGCGAGCCGACCGGACGGCGACGGGCCAGACGGGCGGCAGCCGAGGAGCGCGCGGCGGCCGCCATGGCCGACGCCGAGTCGTCCGGCACGTTCGTCGCGGGCCCGGAGGGGCTGGTGGCGCAGCCCACCGAACCGGCGGAGGCCACGGGCACGGCCACCGGCACGGCGGCCGGCATCGCCCCGGGCCCGGACGCCGGTGCACCTCACGCATCCGGCGCGCCCCAGGCACCCGGCGCGCCCCAGCCGCCGCACGCCCCCGCCGCGCCCCAGGACCCCAACGCCCCCGCCCCCACCGGCCGTCGGCGCGGCCGCCCCAGCCCGGCCGAGGAGGCCGGGGGCCGGCCGCCGGTACCCCCGCAGGGCGGGCCGGGACCCCACCGTCAGCCGCTGCCGCCCGCCGCCGAGGACGACGCGCACGCCGCGGGACACTCCCACGGGCGGGCGTTCAGCGTGCGCACGCTCGGGCAGGGCGTGCCGTTCGCCCAGCAGATCGCGGACCAGCAGCGTCCGCCGGTACCGCCCGGCAGCACCCCGCCGGGCGGGACGTCCGCCGGTTCGGGCCGCCGCCGGAAGCTGGCCGCGCCGCCTCAGGAGGGCGAGCGGTCCGCGGCCGAGTCGCGTCCGCACCCCGGTGCCCAGCCGCAGCAGCAGGCCGGGCCGCCGGCCCCGCACCAGGCCCCGGCCCCGCCGCCGTCCGCGCCCCAGCCGCATCTGATGGACTCCGGCGAGGGCCGGGCTTTCGCCATCTCCGCGCCGGACGAGGGCAGCGAGGGCCCCGAGCCGCTGGACGGCCCGAACGGCGCCATAGAGGTGATGGACCGTCAGCCGATGCCGATGGACGACGAGCTGCCGCCGGAGCCGCTGGACAACCCGCGCCGGCTGCTGGTGTGGCCGGCGCCGGACGTCGCCACCCAGCAGGCGCTGAGCGACCGCGGCTACCGCCCGGTGATCGTCAACTCCCGTGAAGAGGTGGACGCCCAGATCGCCGCCTACCCCGCGGCGCTCTTCGTCGACCCGCTGACCGGGCCGATCACCCGTACCGCGCTGCAGTCGCTGCGCCAGGCGGCGGGGGCGGCCGAGGTCCCGGTGCTGGTGACCGCCGGTCTGGGGCAGGCCACCCGGGAGGCCGCCTACGGTGCCGACCCGGCCGTCCTCCTCAAGGCGCTGGCACCGCGCGACAGCGAGGTCCATCCGCCGCGGGTGCTGCTGATCGAGGAGAACGACGCGATCGCGGGCGCCCTCTCCGCGTCGCTGGAGCGCCGCGGGATGCAGGTCGCACGGGCCGGCGGCGACACCGACGCGGTCAACCTCGCGACGCAGATGCGCCCGAACCTCGTCGTGATGGACCTGATGCAGGTGCGCCGCCGCCGGGCCGGGATCGTCGACTGGCTGCGCGCCAACGGCCTGCTCGACCACACGCCGCTGGTCGTCTACACCTCCGCCGACATGGACCCGGCGCAGCTGCCGCGGCTGGCCGCCGGCGAGACGGTGCTCTTCCTCGCGGAGCGCTCCACCAGCGCCGAGGTGCAGACCCGGATCGTCGACCTGCTCGCCAAGATCGGCACGAACTGACGGCGGTGGGCGGCGGCCCGCAGGGGCCCGGGGGCCCGAGGACGCCCGCCCCGGCGGCCGGCCGGGACTGACCGGCCGACCGGATCCGGCGAGGGCCGACAGCAGGCCCGCCGCCCGGGGGAACGCCGGGCCGGGCGCCCGTGCCGCGGACGCCCGGCCACCGCTCAGGCCAGCAGCGTGACGTCCAACTCGCCCTCCGCGTACTGCCGGCGCAGCACCTTCTTGTCGAACTTGCCCACGCTCGTCTTGGGCACCGCCGGGATCACCGCCCACCGCTCCGGCAGCTGCCAGCGGGCGACCCGCTCGCCGAGGAACGCCTTCAGCTCCTCGTAGCCGATGGTCGCGCCCTTGATGAGCACCACCGTCGCCAGCGGCCGCTCGCCCCACTTGTCGTCCGGTACGGCGACCACCGCGGCCTCCGCGACGTGCGGGTGGGCCATCAGGTGGTTCTCCAGCTCGACCGAGGAGATCCATTCGCCGCCGGACTTGATGACGTCCTTGGCGCGGTCGGTCAGCGTCAGGTAGCCGTTCGGGGTGATGGTGCCGACGTCGCCGGTGCGCAGCCAGCCGTCGGGGCTGAACTTGTCCTCGGGGCGCAGCGGTTCGCCCTGGGCGCCGCCGTAGTAGGAGCCGGCGATCCACGGGCCGCGGACCTCCAGCTCGCCCGCCGCCGTGCCGTCGTGGGGGAGCCGTTCGCCGCCGGGGCCGATCAGCCGGGCCTCGACGGAGGCGGCGAAGCGGCCCTGGGTGGCGCGGTAGGCCCACTCGTCGTCGCCGCTGACCCCGGCGGGCGGGTGGGAGACGCTGCCCAGCGGGGAGGTCTCGGTCATGCCCCAGGCGTGCACGACGCGGATGCCGTGCCGCTCCTCGAAGCCGCGCATCAGGGCGGGCGGGCAGGCGGAGCCGCCGATGACGACGGTCCGCAGACAGGCGACATCCCGTTCCGTGGCGTCGAGTTCGGCGAGCAGGCCCTGCCAGATGGTCGGCACGGCGGCGCCGATGGTGGGCCGTACGGTCTCGATCATCTCGGCGAGCGGCGCGGGCTGCAGGAAGCGGTCCGGCATCAGCAGCGAGGCGCCGGCCATGAAGGCGGCGTGCGGCAGGCCCCAGGCGTTGACGTGGAACATCGGCACGACCGGCAGCGTGATGTCGCGCGGGGTGAGCGCGAACGCCTCGGCGGTGTTGACCTGCATCGAGTGCAGATACAGCGAACGGTGGCTGTAGAGCACGCCCTTGGGGTCGCCGGTGGTCCCCGAGGTGTAGCAGAGGGCCGCGGCCTCCCGCTCGTCGATCTCCGGCCAGTCGTAGGTCTCCGGCCGCCCGGCGAGCAGCTCCTCGTACTCGTGCACCCGCGCCCGGACGCCCGCGAGCAGGGAGCGGTCACCGGGGCCGACGACCACGACGTGCGCGAGGTGCGGCAGTTGCGGCAGCAGCGGGGCGAGCAGCGGCAGCAGGGTGCCGTTGACGAGCACCACGCGGTCCTCGGCGTGGTTGATGATCCACACCAGTTGCTCGGCGGGCAGCCGCAGGTTGAGGGTGTGCAGCACGGCCCCCGCGGAGGGGATCGCGAGGTAGGTCTCCAGGTGCTCGGCGTTGTTCCACATCAGCGTGCCCACGACACTTCCCTCGGTCACTCCGAGGTCGTCGCGCAGGGCGTGGGCGAGCTGGGCGGCGCGGTTGCCGATCTCGGCGAAGGTGCGGCGGTGGGGCTCGGGCTCGCCGGTCCAGGTCGTCACGGTCGACTGTCCGTGGACCGTCCGTCCGTGCTCCAGAATCCGGCTGATCAGCAGGGGTACGTCTTGCATGGTGCTGTACACAGAGCCTCCCGAGGGTGCCGTCGCCGCATCGCGACCGGTGGAGACGATTCTGCGCACATACCGGGCGGTATGTCACTACCCGACGGTAGCGCCGCCGCCGACGGCGGTAGCACGGCCGCGGGACCGGCCTCCGGCCTCAGGCCGCACTTCGGCCGGATTCCGCTTCCGGGCGCCGCGATCCCCCCGGCCCCGCCGGGTCCCGACGCCCTCGTTCCCGGCTTCACGACCACGTCAGAGGGCTCACGGACCCCCGCGACACCCCTTATGCCGTCGAATCGAACTACAGAGAAGTTTTTCCGAAAATGGCTCGCACCGGTGATCGATCCTTTGCACCGTCAGACACCTACCGAACGGGGGGATCTCCATGATTCGTCGTGCCTCACTGGCCGCCGCCGCGTGTGCGGCCATCGGCTTCTCGCTTCTCACGGTTCCGGCTCACGCGGCCGGAACCCAGGCGGTGGCGTCGGGGTCGGACCATGTCAAGTGCACCAGCATGAGCAACGGTCAGCTCTGCATCGTCATGAACAGCCGGCCCCAGTCCATCGACATCATCTACACCAAGAAGTCCGGCTCGGACATCAAGGCCCAGCTCGGTTACCGCATGAACGGTTCCTCGTCGTACGCCGGGCTGGAGACCATCAGCAAGGGCGACCGGGCCACCCAGACCTGGAACATGAGCTGGCCCTGCAAGAGCGCCGTCGGCCTGATCAAGGTCCAGGGGCAGGGGACCTTCGAGACCCCGTCGGCGACGTTCCCGGGCTGCTGACGGGGTAGCACAGGACAGCCACAGGAAGGGGCCCGCCGGAAGCGGGCCCCTTTCGGCTGTCCGCACGCGTTCGCCTGTCCGCACGCAGGGGCGGAGCGCGTCACGGGCGCCGGTCGGCCGCCGGGGTCACCGCCTGGAGGACCAGCACCGACAGATCGTCCTCGACGGGCCCGGTGCCGAAGTCGTGCGCGGCGCGCCGCACGTGTTCGGCGAGGGCCTTGGCGCCCAGCCCCATGCCGTCCCGCAGGACCTCGATCAGTCCGTCGTTGTCGTCCAACTGCCAGTTGCCGCACCGGCGTTCGGTGACCCCGTCGGTCACGCACAGCAGCGTCTCGCCCGGCGCGAGGACGAACGAGCTGGCGTGGAACTCGGTGCCCTCGTCGATGCCGAGCAGCATCTGCGGGTCGGAGGCCGCCTCCACGGTGCCGTCGACGAACATGTGCAGCGGCGGCGGGTGCCCGGCGGTGGCGACCGTGCAGCGGGCGCCGGGGACACCCGGATCGACCTCCAGCTCGCCGTACAGCAGGCTCAGGAAGCGGGAGGTGGCCTGCTCGCCGCCCATCTCCACCGCCTCCGCGCTCTCCTCGGCCATGGCCAGATTCAGCCGGCCGAGCACCGACTCGACGCCATGGCCCTCGCGCGCCAGCAGCCGCACCAGATGGCGCGCCAGACCGGTCACGGACATCGCCTCGGGGTCCTTGCCCTGTACGTCGCCGAGCAGGAAGCACCAGCGGCGCTCGCCCATCGGGAAGACGTCGTAGAAGTCGCCGCCGACGGTCTGTCCCTCGCCGTGCGGCTCGTAGACGATCGCCGTGTCGACGCCGACGATGCTGGCGAGCGTCGCGGGCAGCTGCCGGCGCTGGAGCGCCAGGCTGATCGTGGTCTGCCGGGTGTACTGGCGGGCGGTGTACACGGCCTGCGCGACCCGGCGCGCCACGTCCTCGACCATCCGCACCACGGTGTCGGTCATCTGGAGGTGGCCCGCGCGGCCGAGCAGCAGCATGCCCTGGTCGACGTCGCGGGCCACGAGGGGGAAGGCGAGTGCCGACCCGCCCGAGGGGGACGCGCCGGCGCATTCCGGCCAGGGCCAGGGGGTGCCGGCGGTGCGGATGATGTCGGACGGCGGGTCCCGTTCCAGTTCGTCGCGCAGCGGCGCGATCCGCCGCTCGTCGACGTGCCAGACCCGTGACAGCTGCACCCCGCCGCCCTCCGTGGTCAGCCAGATCGCACACCAGTCGGCGAGCCGCGGCACCAGCAGCTGGGCGGCGAGCGCGGTGACCATGTCCTGGTCGAGCTGCCCGGCCAGCAGCTCGCTGGTCTCGGCGAGGAAGGACGGGCCGCCGCGGTCGGCCCACTCGGCGGCGAAGCCGTGCGGGCGGCGGCGCGGGGCCACGGGGCGGACCGGGGCCACGGACGGCGCCGGCTCGCGCGACTCGCGCGAGGGCACGGCACGCGGGCGCAGCGGCTGGCCCTCGGTGGCCTCCAGCCGGAACCAGACGGTCTTCACGGCCCGCCGGTAGGTCACGCCCCATGCCTCGGCCAGCGCGCTCACCAGCTGGAGCCCGTATCCCGGCTCCCCGGTGCGGGCGTCGACCCCGCCGCGTACGCCCCGGGCGGGGTGCCGGTCGGAGACCTCGACGACCACGCCCACCCTGGCCGGGTGGCGCTCGCCGTTGCCCTCGGGGTCGGGCCCGCCGTGTTCCAGGCGGCAGGTGACGTCGATGTCGGTGCCGGCGTACATCACGGCGTTGGTGACCAGCTCGCTGGTGAGCAGGACGGCGTCGTGGATGAGTTCCGCGCTGATCGCGGCGGCGCCGGGCCCGGCCGTGGCGGAGGGTGCCGTGGCCCGCTCGGTGAGCAGGGCCCGCACGAACTTGCGGGCACCGGCGGCCGCGAGCTGGTTCGCGGGCAGCCCTTTCCGGGACACGGATTCCGTCGTGTGCGGGGAGGACAGCGATACCACTGCGCCCCCTGAATAAGCCGGGAAAAACTCATTACAAGCGCTTTATACTATGTCATACCTGACCAAATGGATCACCCTGCCCGACTGGCTCTCTCCGCTTCGATCACTGGGGGGATGGTGCGACATGGCGCTCGACCCGTCCCGGCCGGAGTCTGCTTCTCCGTCCCCGGAGCCTCCCGAGCCCACGGGGCCCCCGCAGCCCGTCTCCCCGCACGACGGGCAGTGGGTACGGACCAGTGAGCTGCGGCCACTGCTCGCGGCGATGAACGCGCTGCGCGACGGGGACTTCACCGCACGTGTCGACATTCCGCAGGACGGTTCCGCCGCGGACGGCGTGGTGGCCGACATGACGGGCGTCTTCAACCAGATCGTCGCCCGCAACGCCCACCTGGCCTCCGAGCTGCAGCGCGTACGCGGCGAGATCATCCGGCAGGGGCGGCTGGACGAGCGGATCTCCGCCAGCCCCGGCCAGGGGACCTGGACGACGAACATCGAGGCCGCCAACACCGTCCTCCAGGCGCTGGTGGTCCCGCTCGCCAAGGCGACCCGGGTGCTGGACGCGGTGGCCGACGGCGATCTGACCCAGCGGGTGGACCTGCACGACGGCAACCGCCAGCTCCGCGGCGATCTGCGCCGGCTGGGCAGCGGCGTGAACCGCATGGTCGACCAGCTGTCGCTGTTCACCGGCGAGGTCACCCGGGTCGCCCGCGAGGTCGGCACCGAGGGCCGGCTGGGCGGCCGGGCCAAGGTCCAGGGGCTCTCCGGCGACTGGCTCCATGTGACCGAGGCGGTCAACACCATGGCGTCGCGGCTGACCGCGCAGGTCCGCGACATCGCCGTGGTCACCACCGCGGTGGCCACCGGCGACCTGACCCAGCAGGTGACGGTCGAGGCGACCGGCGAGCTGCTGGAGCTGAAGCTCACCGTCAACAAGATGGTGGACCAGCTGCGGGCCTTCGCCGACGAGGTCACCCGGGTGGCCCGCGAGGTCGGCACCGAGGGCCAGCTCGGCGGCCGGGCGCAGGTCAGGGGCGTCTCCGGGGTCTGGAAGGACCTCACCGACAACGTCAACTTCATGGCGTCCAACCTGACCTGGCAGGTCCGCAACATCGCCCAGGTCACCACGGCCGTGGCCAACGGCGACCTGAGCCAGAAGATCACCGTGGACGCGCGGGGCGAGATCCTCGAACTGAAGTCGACGATCAACACGATGGTCGACCAGCTCTCCGCCTTCGCCGACGAGGTCACCCGCGTCGCCCGCGAGGTCGGCACCGAAGGCAGGCTGGGCGGCCGGGCCCAGGTCAGGGGCGTCTCCGGGGTCTGGCGGGACCTCACGGAGAGCGTGAACTTCATGGCGGACAACCTGACGTCCCAGGTCCGCAACATCGCTCTGGTCGCCACCGCCGTCGCGGAGGGCGACCTCGGCAAGACGATCACCGTCGAGGCCAAGGGCGAGATCCTCGAACTGAAGACGACGATCAACACGATGGTCGACCAGCTCTCCGCCTTCGCCGACGAGGTCACCCGCGTCGCCCGCGAGGTCGGCACCGAAGGCAACCTCGGCGGTCAGGCGCAGGTCAGGGACGTCTCCGGGGTCTGGAAGGACCTCACCGACAACGTCAACTTCATGGCCCTCAACCTGACCTCCCAGGTCCGCAACATCGCCCAGGTCACCACGGCCGTGGCCAACGGCGACCTGTCGAAGAAGATCGACGTGGACGCCCGCGGCGAGATCCTGGAGCTGAAGGAGACCGTCAACACGATGGTCCAGCAGCTGCGGGCGTTCGCCGACGAGGTCACGCGGGTGGCACGCGAGGTCGGCACCGAGGGCAGGCTCGGCGGCCGCGCCCAGGTCCACGGCGTCTCCGGCGTCTGGAAGAACCTCACCGACAACGTCAACTTCATGGCCGACAACCTGACCTCCCAGGTCCGCAACATCGCCCAGGTCGCGACCGCCGTCGCCAAGGGCGACCTGTCGAAGAAGATCGACGTGGACGCCCGCGGCGAGATCCTCGAACTGAAGACGACCATCAACACGATGGTCGACACCCTGTCGTCGTTCTCGTCCGAGGTGACCCGGGTGGCCCGCGAGGTCGGCAGCGAGGGCCAGCTCGGCGGCCAGGCCCGGGTCGAGGGCGTCTACGGCACCTGGAAGCGGCTGACCACCAGCGTCAACGAGCTGGCGCTGAACCTGACCACGCAGGTCCGCGCGATCGCCGAGGTGGCCAGCGCCGTCACCCAGGGCGACATGTCCGGCTCGATCACCGTGGACGCGCAGGGCGAGGTCGCGGCCCTGAAGAACAACGTCAACCTGATGGTCGCCAACCTCCGCGAGACCACCCGCGCCAAGGACTGGCTGGAGTCCAACCTCGCCCGTATCGCCAGCCTGATGCAGGGCCACCGCGACCTGGTCGAGGTCGCCGACCTGATCCTGCGCGAGCTGACCCCGCTGGTGAACGCGCAGTTCGGCGCGTTCTTCCTGGCCGAGGCGGGCGCCGAACCGGGCGAGGGCCTGGAGCTGATCGCCGGCTACGGCACCGGCCAGCCCGAGGGCCGCCGCTCCCTGCCACGGCTGCGCCTGGGCACCCCCGGCTGGGGGCTGATCACCCAGTCCGCCATGGAGAAGAAGCGCATCGTCGTCGACGCCGTCCCGCCCGACTACATCACCATCAGCTCCGGGCTCGGCGCCGCCGCCCCGGCCAGCATCGTGATCCTCCCGGTGCTCTTCGAGGACCAGGTGCTCGGCGTGATCGAGCTGGCTTCCTTCAGCCGGTTCAGCGAGGTCCACCTCGCCTTCATCGACCAGTTCGTGAACACCATCGGCGTCTCGATCAACACCATCATCGCCAACTCCCGTACCGAGTCGCTGCTGTCGGAGTCCCAGCGGCTGACCGCCGAGCTGCGCCAGCGCTCCGACGAACTCCAGCTCACCAACGCCGAGTTGGAGGAGAAGGCGGCGCTCCTGGCCACTTCCTCGCAGTACAAGTCGGAGTTCCTGGCGAACATGTCGCACGAGCTGCGCACCCCGCTGAACTCCCTGCTGGTGCTCTCCCGCCTCCTCGCCGACAATCCCGACGGCCGGCTCTCCACCCAGGAGGTCGAGTTCGCCGTCACCATCCACCGCGCCGGCTCCGACCTGCTCCAGCTCATCAACGACATCCTCGACCTGTCGAAGATCGAGGCCGGCCGGATGGACGTGCACCCCAAGGCCCTGCCGCTGATCAAGCTGCTCGACTACGTCCGCGCCACCTTCCGGCCGCTCACCGTCGACCGCGGCCTCACCTTCGACGTCACGGTCGGCGACGACGTCCCCAAGGAACTCTTCTCCGACGAACAGCGCCTCCAGCAGATCCTGCGCAACCTCCTGTCCAACGCCGTGAAGTTCACCTCCTCGGGAAGCGTGGAGCTCATCGTCCAGCGCGTACCGGGCACGGACTTCGAGGAGGACTCCCTGCGCACCGCCGACGACGTCATCGCCCTCTCCGTGAAGGACACCGGCATCGGCATCTCCCCGGAGAAGCTCGACGGCATCTTCGAGGCGTTCCAGCAGTCCGACGGCACCACCAACCGCAAATACGGCGGCACCGGCCTGGGCCTGTCCATCAGCCGCGACATGGCCGCGCTGCTCGGCGGCCGGATCATCGCCGAGAGCGAGCCGGGCGTCGGCTCGACCTTCACCCTGTACGTGCCCGCCCGCTACACCGGCCCGTTCCCCGCGCCGAGCCCCACCGCGGCGACCCGCCCCGCGGACAGCACCGCGCAGGCCGGACCCGCCCGCCCCGTCCTGGCCGAACAGCTCACGGCCACGCCCGCGCCCGCGAGCACCCCCCGCAGCTCGCCGCAGCCGTCCGGCGACGTCTTTCCCGCCGCGGAGGAGCACGAACCGGCCCCGCACCTGGGCGCCGCCCCCTCCCCCGACGGCGGCGACGTCACCTGGCCCGAGACCACCCGCCTCAAGGACTGGCTCAGCGGACGCCCCGGCGAGGTGCTGGCCGACCGCCGCATCCTCATCGTCGACGACGACATCCGCAACGTCTTCGCGCTCACGCACGTACTGGGCCGGGTCGGCATCAGCGTCAAGTACGCCGAGAACGGCCGCGAGGGCCTGGAGGTCCTCGACCGGACGCCGGACGTCTCGCTGGTGCTGATGGACATCATGATGCCCGAAATGGATGGTTACGAGATGATCAAGGCGATCCGTCAAGCACCCCGGTTCGCGGACCTGCCGGTCATCGCGCTCACCGCGAAGGCCATGCCGGGAGACCGCGAAAAGGCGATCGAGAGCGGGGCCAACGACTACATCCCCAAGCCAGTGGACGTGGACCGTCTGCTGACCGTGATCTGCGGGCTCCTGGACCCGCAGGACGAGAGTCCGGGGGCCGGCGGCGATTGCGGCGGGCTCGCCGACAGCGACGGGCCGGAGGGCGGCGACGGGTCGGAGGGCAGCGACGGGTCCGGGAGC comes from the Streptomyces angustmyceticus genome and includes:
- a CDS encoding response regulator, which gives rise to MSSRPSRGAARLAAILDALPDALLLVNCNGTVVNANTIALETFEAPGTALVGRGLLDLLPSFDSKRIPGSMRRRDEEEERTRTKPTRMVARRTDGTELLVEVTSANLEDGRTPYESAFEAAYADHRNGYTGNELLMLVVRDLTGTLDTETELARQQRQTEMILRAAAEGVVGVDAEGKVVLVNPSAAQILGFRASELGGKELHPLIHHSRADGSALPWDDTPLADTLKSGRKHRVRGQALWSKDGRAVPVDLTTAPVRDGDQLVGAVMTFTDRRAFDALAARHTQLLAVLDQALRGPLEELKGELGTLASDPAGQLWPEANQILHHLAAGHARMTTLVDNVLSYQRLDSGKEKLNRTKVSLDGVVAAGVEGAIELIGPGRAQFAVHAPPIEATVDAERIAQALSHLIADVAGVDSTGRMPAGEAAVSGRSGPIPGDSTIVVAAAKRGDVVRIEVRGPFGGGDPVHEPIVRGIVRQHGGLMQTHEVPGGGPGAGGSSYVLELPVAADGTSVDGATSGPERTDGPAGNETTVMPVPAAHARGTQGDAADPESGEQGPDGDGQEGGDGRPGGDGGSGGTGGSGEPLVGGGGGAAVPDRAGGAQPTGRRRARPSGVEQGALPGGPGAGMGPEPGVPHGATVDGPQGETGPGAAGGGRGPHPAHGGAGQGTQGGAPATDGRGLPPGMAGAESVPPSGRRRARQGAPEGGGLPALPSGTDRTSGQQQGHGPAAGAPGGPAAAAQGPAATPNGQAPGARSGPAPVPARPQIPGQATASGQTPVPGQPQIPGQAPGGPQGLGPVQPGGRRARRALAEAPERTAQGDRAPAGAASGAQQQAGARTAFALPPAAADRTPQSSPEAADQVPAQDTGPQEGVGTGRRRARRPVAGGPEQPVPGGQPGHELEAAGGPAAAHGEWDGEPTGRRRARRAAAEERAAAAMADAESSGTFVAGPEGLVAQPTEPAEATGTATGTAAGIAPGPDAGAPHASGAPQAPGAPQPPHAPAAPQDPNAPAPTGRRRGRPSPAEEAGGRPPVPPQGGPGPHRQPLPPAAEDDAHAAGHSHGRAFSVRTLGQGVPFAQQIADQQRPPVPPGSTPPGGTSAGSGRRRKLAAPPQEGERSAAESRPHPGAQPQQQAGPPAPHQAPAPPPSAPQPHLMDSGEGRAFAISAPDEGSEGPEPLDGPNGAIEVMDRQPMPMDDELPPEPLDNPRRLLVWPAPDVATQQALSDRGYRPVIVNSREEVDAQIAAYPAALFVDPLTGPITRTALQSLRQAAGAAEVPVLVTAGLGQATREAAYGADPAVLLKALAPRDSEVHPPRVLLIEENDAIAGALSASLERRGMQVARAGGDTDAVNLATQMRPNLVVMDLMQVRRRRAGIVDWLRANGLLDHTPLVVYTSADMDPAQLPRLAAGETVLFLAERSTSAEVQTRIVDLLAKIGTN
- a CDS encoding long-chain fatty acid--CoA ligase yields the protein MYSTMQDVPLLISRILEHGRTVHGQSTVTTWTGEPEPHRRTFAEIGNRAAQLAHALRDDLGVTEGSVVGTLMWNNAEHLETYLAIPSAGAVLHTLNLRLPAEQLVWIINHAEDRVVLVNGTLLPLLAPLLPQLPHLAHVVVVGPGDRSLLAGVRARVHEYEELLAGRPETYDWPEIDEREAAALCYTSGTTGDPKGVLYSHRSLYLHSMQVNTAEAFALTPRDITLPVVPMFHVNAWGLPHAAFMAGASLLMPDRFLQPAPLAEMIETVRPTIGAAVPTIWQGLLAELDATERDVACLRTVVIGGSACPPALMRGFEERHGIRVVHAWGMTETSPLGSVSHPPAGVSGDDEWAYRATQGRFAASVEARLIGPGGERLPHDGTAAGELEVRGPWIAGSYYGGAQGEPLRPEDKFSPDGWLRTGDVGTITPNGYLTLTDRAKDVIKSGGEWISSVELENHLMAHPHVAEAAVVAVPDDKWGERPLATVVLIKGATIGYEELKAFLGERVARWQLPERWAVIPAVPKTSVGKFDKKVLRRQYAEGELDVTLLA